A genomic window from Schistocerca serialis cubense isolate TAMUIC-IGC-003099 chromosome 4, iqSchSeri2.2, whole genome shotgun sequence includes:
- the LOC126473728 gene encoding uncharacterized protein LOC126473728 translates to MMFKIISHTLTEIINQSFEQGCFPELLTYTEVRPVHKNGPKEEMGITACSYPVYILSVFSKLFENLAATQILNFVSKFNIIDKNQFGFQKRKSTLDAINTFVERISSSLENSSKVAVQQIT, encoded by the exons atgatgtttaaaataatatcacatactctgacagaaataataaatcaaTCATTTGAGCAAGGATGCTTCCCAGAGTTACTGACATATACCGAAGTAAGACCAGTACACAAAAATGGCccaaaagaagaaatgggaattaCAGCCTGTTCCTATCCTGTTTATATCCTGTCAGTTTTCTCTAAGTTATTTGAAAATCTTGCTGCAACACAGATActaaattttgtttcaaaatttaatATCATTGATAAAAATCAATTTGGGTTCCAAAAAAGAAAAAGTACCTTAGATGCAATAAACACTTTTGTTGAAAGAATTAGCTCCTCATTGGAAAACAGCAGCaaagttgcag TACAACAGATTACATGA